GGTCTCGGGGCTGGCCCGCCGTGGCCGCACCGCCGCGCAAGCACTGCTGAACGTGGCGGCCAACTTCGGTGGCGCCTCGCTGGCGATCGCGATGGTCTCGACACTGGGCGCAGTCGGTTTCGTGCGTCTGCTGCTGCAGGACTGGTTCGGGTACACGCTGGGTTTCGACCTGTACTCGTTCTGGGGTCTGGTGGTCACCTACCTGTACTTCATCCTGCCGCTCTACGTGCTGCTGGTGTTGCCCGCCATGTCGGTGCTGCGTGCCGAATGGTGGGACGCCGTGCAGGCCGCGGGCGGGACCCGGTGGCACTACTGGCGCCGCGTCGGGCTGCCGGTGTTGTTCCCGTTCCTGCTGTCGGGCTGGGTCCTGACCTTCGCGTGGTCGCTGGGCCAGTTCTCGGTGCCGTACGCACTTCTCGGTGATACGTCGGCGACATCGCTGATCACGACCCGGTTGGGCAATTTCCTGTTCTCGGCGACGGGCGGGACGAACCGCTTCGAGCGCGCCGCGGCGCTGGCCGTCTTCCTGATGGCGATCTCGGCGGTGGCGCTGGTGCTCTATCGGCTCATCGCCAACCGGATGCTGGCGCGATTGGAGAACCTGCGATGACCCGCGCGTCCCGCTGGGCGCTGCTCGGCCTGTGGGCGGTGTTCCTGGCGCTTCCCGTCGTCGCGACGGTCCTCTACTCGCTGGCCACGGTGTGGCGCGGACGGGCGTTCCCGGACGGATACACCCTCGGATGGTGGGTGAGTGCCTTCAGTGAGCCGCGGGTGGTCTCGGCGCTGCTGCGGTCGACCTGCCTGGCGCTTCTCACCGTCGTCGTGGTCGCGGCCGTCGTGCTGCCCGCCCTCTACTGGGGTCACATCCGCAATCCGCGCATCCGGACCCTGATGCAGTTGTGTGCCCTGCTGCCGTTCGCGTTGCCGTTCGTGGTGCTGGCGTACGGCATCAAACGCCTCGCCGGTGCCAGTGAGTTCACCCAGCCCTGGGAATCCAGCCCCGCGCTCGTGGTGCTGGGCCATGTCGCGCTGGCGTTCCCGTTCTTCCTGTGGCCGGTGGACGGCGCGATGTCCGCGGCGGGGGTACGGCGGCTGTCCGAGGCCGCCGAAACCTCCGGAGCTGCACCGGTGTCCACCCTGTTCCGGGTCGTCATCCCGAACATCCGCACCGGAATCCTCACCGGCGCGATCCTGACCTTCGCGACGTCGTTCGGTGAGTACTCCATCGCCAGGGTCATCACCGGCAGTTCCTTTGAGACGCTGCCGGTCTGGCAGGTCGCCGCGCTGCAGGACACGCGTGGCAACCCCAACGGCGTCGCCGTCATGGCGATCTTCACCTTCCTGCTCATGTTCATCGTCTCGGTGCTCATCGCGCGGACCGGCAAGGGCCAGCCCCTGCGCCTGCTGCCCGGCATCGGCAACACACGTTAGGAGTCCCACGTGCCCAGTGCGGTTCGGGTCGAATCGGCCACCAAGGTCTACGGGTCGAGCCACGGCTCGACCAAAGCCCTCGACAATGTCTCACTGCACATCGAGCCCGGCCAGATGGTCGCGCTGCTCGGGCCGTCCGGCTGCGGAAAGACAACGCTGCTGCGGGCCATCGCGGGCCTCAACCCCATCGACCGCGGCGCCATCCGCATCGGTGATCGTGATGTCACCATGGTGCCTGCGCGGCTGCGCCCGATCGGCATGGTGTTCCAGCACTACGCGCTGTTCCCGAACATGACGGTGGCGGAGAACATCTCGTTCCCGCTGACGATCCGCAAGCAGCGGCGCGCACAGCGTGCCCAGCGCGTCGGTGAACTGCTCGAGCTGATCGGTATGACGGCGTTGGCCGAGCGGTACCCCAACCAGCTGTCCGGCGGCCAGCAACAGCGGGTGGCGCTGGCTCGGGCACTGGCCCCCGAACCCGATGTGCTGCTGCTCGACGAACCACTCGCCGCACTCGACGCCGCGATCCGCAACGACCTGCGTGACGAGATCCGGCGCATCCAGCACCGGGTCGGCACCACAGCGGTTTTCGTGACGCACGACCAGTCCGAGGCGATGGCGGTGGCCGACCGCGTCGCGGTCATGGACCGCGGTCGCATCCTGGAAGTGGCTGCGCCTGCGGAGATCTACGAACGGCCCGCATCGCGCTTCGCGGCCACCTTCGTCGGCTCCTGCAATGCGCTGGAACTGCCCGTCGACGCCGACCGGGTGGTGCGGTGGGGCACGGCGTTCGAGGTTCCGGCCCCGCGTGAGGCCGATGGTACGGCTCTTGCGGTGTTCCGACCCGAGGATGTGCGCCTCACCGCGCAGCAGGGCGTGACCGGGACGGTCGACGTGGTGGTGTTCCTCGGCGCGACGAGCCGGGTCTACGTCACCGTCGCCGGGGATCGAGGTGACCAGACCGTGCACGTCGATCTGCCGTCCCGTTCGGCGTCGAATTTCACGCCCGGGCAACGGGTTTGCGTGCTCGTTGCGCCGGAGAAGGTTCGGGTGTTCGCGTCATGACCGCGCCGATGGTGGTTCTGGTGATCCTCGACGGTGTCGGCGCGCGGCAGGTCCGGCCGGAGACGATGCCGACGCTGCACGCCCTCGCCACCGAGGGTGCTTGGCGTCCCGACGGTTCCGAGGCCGTGCTGTGCTCGGCGACCTACCCGAACATCCTGACGCTGGTGACGGGCAGTTCGCCGACGCAGCACCGGGTGTTCGCCAACCCGCTGTTCGGCCATGAACTCACCGCAACAGCCTCGCCGACAGCGATTTTCGAGCGTGTGGGCGGCCGCGACACGGAGTTCGTGGTCGGCGATCAGAACCTGATCGCCGTCGGGCGCGGGCGTACCGCGGGCCGGCACTGGCCACCGGACGGAATCCTGCCCGACGGCGCCCGCCGCGACGAGTTCGGCTACGCCGTCGACGCGGAGGTGCTGCCCCACGCGCTGGCCGCCGTAGAGCGTCGTCCCGATCTGCTCGTGGTGCACCTGAACGGCCCGGACACGGCATCTCATCTGCACGGGCCGGACAGCGAGGCCGCCGTGGCGTCCTACCGCACCTCGGACACCGCGCTGGCATCCCTGGTGGATGCGCTGCGACCGCACTGGGACCGCCTGTTGCTGCTGGTGGTCTCCGACCACGATCAGGAGACCATCCACGACGACCGGCGCATCGACCTCGCCGGGTTGGCGGGCGCGCGCGGCGTCGACGTGACGGTGTTCCACGAGGGCACCGCGGCCGTGGTCACCGGGCCGGGTGCCGCCGACGCGGGCTGGCTGTCGGGCGTGGCAGGCGTCGAGCGGTCGTGGCTGGTGGAGCCCGAGGTGCGGATCGTCGCGAGCGAGCCGCAGCACTGGTTCGCCCGGCCCGACAACGCCACCCGCGGTGGCGCCCACGGCGGTCCGAGGACCCGCGGGCAGGTCGCGGTGGCGGCAGGAGGGCACCCGATGGTCCCGCAGATCGCGCAGGCCTGGCGCGATCGGCGGCCGCGCGCCGAGCATTGGGCGGGTCTGGCGCTTTCGGTCTTCGCCTGATGCGGGTGCGGTGAGGAATCCGCGGTGTCCGCCCGGGCACGGGCGCGCCCGAATCAGGTCGCGGCCGTCTACGGTCGAACGGTGAACTTCGACGAGTACCGCACCTTCGACGCCACCGGACTGGCCGAACTCGTCGCCGCCGGTGAGGTGACGGCGGCCGAGCTGCTGGAGGTGGCGCGGGCGCGCGCCGCCGCGGTGAACCCGAAGATCAACGCGATCGTGGCCGACGTCCCCCCGGCCGGCGCCACCGCGGGCCCGTTCGCCGGGGTGCCGTTCCTCATCAAGGACCTGGGCCAGGATTACAAGGGCCTGCCCACGTCGCGGGGTTGCCGTGCGTTGAAGTCGATTCCGGTGACCGAGCACGCCACGGTGGTGCAGCGTTGGCTCGACGCGGGCCTGGTGATCTTCGGCAAGACCAACACGCCGGAATTCGGCGCGAAGGGCATCACCGAACCCGAGGTGTGGGGCCCGACCCGCAACCCGTGGGATCTGGGCCGGACTTCCGGCGGATCCTCGGGCGGTTCCGCGGCCGCCGTCGCCGCGGGCATCGTGCCGTGCGCAGGCGCCAACGACGGCGGCGGGTCGATCCGCATCCCGGCCGCCTGCTGTGGGCTGGTGGGCCTCAAAGCGGGCCGCGGGTTGACGCCGATGGGCCCGGCCGTGGCGGAATCGCTACACGGCTCGGCGGTGCAGGGCGTCGTCTCCCGTACGGTGCGCGACACCGCGGCGATGCTCGACGTGATCAGCGGCGGTGAGTCGGGTGGGCCGTATGCGCCGAAACTGCCCGAGGCGTCGTTCGCGTCGGCCGTCGGCGCCGACCCGGGCAGGCTGCGGATCGGGGTGCGGATCCCGTCCGCGATCAATCCCGACCCGCATCGTGAGGCGTATGCGGCGGTCGAGGCCACCATGCAGACGCTCACCGACCTCGGCCACCATGTCGAGGAGCTTCCGCAGGCACCGTTCGACGACGCGGCGCTGGCCCGCGAATTCCTGCTGTCCTGGTTCGTCTA
This region of Mycolicibacterium goodii genomic DNA includes:
- a CDS encoding alkaline phosphatase family protein, which produces MTAPMVVLVILDGVGARQVRPETMPTLHALATEGAWRPDGSEAVLCSATYPNILTLVTGSSPTQHRVFANPLFGHELTATASPTAIFERVGGRDTEFVVGDQNLIAVGRGRTAGRHWPPDGILPDGARRDEFGYAVDAEVLPHALAAVERRPDLLVVHLNGPDTASHLHGPDSEAAVASYRTSDTALASLVDALRPHWDRLLLLVVSDHDQETIHDDRRIDLAGLAGARGVDVTVFHEGTAAVVTGPGAADAGWLSGVAGVERSWLVEPEVRIVASEPQHWFARPDNATRGGAHGGPRTRGQVAVAAGGHPMVPQIAQAWRDRRPRAEHWAGLALSVFA
- a CDS encoding ABC transporter permease subunit, which encodes MTTVSREVAGPTDDVSVGPGFSSVTPRRGFDAVRRIVTQWGPAVPFLVTAGGVLVAAALWLIRTSFSGPGGGWTLQPWQDIFAQQITRAAMVRSLGLSAVVATLCLVMGSVLAYLVSGLARRGRTAAQALLNVAANFGGASLAIAMVSTLGAVGFVRLLLQDWFGYTLGFDLYSFWGLVVTYLYFILPLYVLLVLPAMSVLRAEWWDAVQAAGGTRWHYWRRVGLPVLFPFLLSGWVLTFAWSLGQFSVPYALLGDTSATSLITTRLGNFLFSATGGTNRFERAAALAVFLMAISAVALVLYRLIANRMLARLENLR
- a CDS encoding amidase gives rise to the protein MNFDEYRTFDATGLAELVAAGEVTAAELLEVARARAAAVNPKINAIVADVPPAGATAGPFAGVPFLIKDLGQDYKGLPTSRGCRALKSIPVTEHATVVQRWLDAGLVIFGKTNTPEFGAKGITEPEVWGPTRNPWDLGRTSGGSSGGSAAAVAAGIVPCAGANDGGGSIRIPAACCGLVGLKAGRGLTPMGPAVAESLHGSAVQGVVSRTVRDTAAMLDVISGGESGGPYAPKLPEASFASAVGADPGRLRIGVRIPSAINPDPHREAYAAVEATMQTLTDLGHHVEELPQAPFDDAALAREFLLSWFVYIAWELDEAKRISGAGDDGFERDTRILAAIGRATSSVAYVDAVQRRHDHTRRLTTFFENYDLLLTPTLATPPPRIGEFDLPALLKHGSDVLLKTRTAGLLRFTKILDDSVDENLAWVPYTQLANITGRPAISLPLHWTAEGLPLGVQFVAPLEGESLLIKLAAQLEEAKPWKDRVAPV
- a CDS encoding ABC transporter ATP-binding protein, whose protein sequence is MPSAVRVESATKVYGSSHGSTKALDNVSLHIEPGQMVALLGPSGCGKTTLLRAIAGLNPIDRGAIRIGDRDVTMVPARLRPIGMVFQHYALFPNMTVAENISFPLTIRKQRRAQRAQRVGELLELIGMTALAERYPNQLSGGQQQRVALARALAPEPDVLLLDEPLAALDAAIRNDLRDEIRRIQHRVGTTAVFVTHDQSEAMAVADRVAVMDRGRILEVAAPAEIYERPASRFAATFVGSCNALELPVDADRVVRWGTAFEVPAPREADGTALAVFRPEDVRLTAQQGVTGTVDVVVFLGATSRVYVTVAGDRGDQTVHVDLPSRSASNFTPGQRVCVLVAPEKVRVFAS
- a CDS encoding ABC transporter permease, whose protein sequence is MTRASRWALLGLWAVFLALPVVATVLYSLATVWRGRAFPDGYTLGWWVSAFSEPRVVSALLRSTCLALLTVVVVAAVVLPALYWGHIRNPRIRTLMQLCALLPFALPFVVLAYGIKRLAGASEFTQPWESSPALVVLGHVALAFPFFLWPVDGAMSAAGVRRLSEAAETSGAAPVSTLFRVVIPNIRTGILTGAILTFATSFGEYSIARVITGSSFETLPVWQVAALQDTRGNPNGVAVMAIFTFLLMFIVSVLIARTGKGQPLRLLPGIGNTR